A portion of the Glycine max cultivar Williams 82 chromosome 10, Glycine_max_v4.0, whole genome shotgun sequence genome contains these proteins:
- the AMT1.2 gene encoding ammonium transporter 1 member 1, with protein MSLPACPAEQLAQLLGPNTTDASAAASLICGQFAAVDSKFVDTAFAVDNTYLLFSAYLVFSMQLGFAMLCAGSVRAKNTMNIMLTNVLDAAAGGLFYYLFGFAFAFGSPSNGFIGKHFFGLKDIPSSSYDYSYFLYQWAFAIAAAGITSGSIAERTQFVAYLIYSSFLTGFVYPVVSHWFWSPDGWASAFKITDRLFSTGVIDFAGSGVVHMVGGIAGLWGALIEGPRMGRFDHAGRAVALRGHSASLVVLGTFLLWFGWYGFNPGSFNKILLTYGNSGNYYGQWSAVGRTAVTTTLAGSTAALTTLFGKRVISGHWNVTDVCNGLLGGFAAITAGCSVVEPWAAIVCGFVASIVLIACNKLAEKVKFDDPLEAAQLHGGCGTWGVIFTALFAKKEYVKEVYGLGRAHGLLMGGGGKLLAAHVIQILVIAGWVSATMGPLFWGLNKLKLLRISSEDELAGMDMTRHGGFAYAYEDDETHKHGMQLRRVGPNASSTPTTDE; from the coding sequence ATGTCGCTGCCTGCTTGTCCCGCCGAACAACTGGCCCAACTTCTCGGCCCAAACACCACAGACGCCTCCGCCGCCGCCTCCCTTATCTGCGGCCAGTTCGCCGCCGTGGACAGCAAGTTCGTCGACACGGCCTTCGCCGTCGACAACACCTACCTCCTCTTTTCCGCCTACCTCGTTTTTTCTATGCAGCTCGGCTTCGCCATGCTCTGCGCCGGCTCCGTCCGCGCCAAGAACACCATGAACATCATGCTCACCAACGTCCTGGACGCTGCCGCCGGCGGCCTCTTCTACTACCTCTTCGGCTTCGCCTTCGCTTTCGGCTCCCCCTCCAACGGCTTCATCGGTAAACATTTCTTCGGCCTCAAGGACATCCCTTCATCCTCCTACGACTACAGCTACTTCCTCTACCAATGGGCCTTCGCCATCGCCGCCGCCGGCATCACCAGCGGAAGCATCGCCGAACGCACACAGTTCGTGGCCTATCTCATCTACTCCTCCTTCCTCACCGGCTTCGTCTATCCGGTGGTCTCCCACTGGTTCTGGTCCCCAGACGGCTGGGCCTCTGCCTTTAAGATCACCGACCGGCTATTTTCCACCGGCGTAATAGACTTCGCCGGTTCCGGCGTAGTCCACATGGTCGGCGGAATAGCCGGCCTATGGGGAGCGCTGATCGAAGGCCCAAGAATGGGACGTTTCGATCATGCAGGACGAGCTGTGGCCTTGCGAGGCCACAGCGCGTCCTTAGTAGTCCTGGGAACCTTCTTGCTTTGGTTCGGTTGGTACGGATTTAACCCCGGTTCATTTAACAAAATCCTACTTACTTACGGTAACTCAGGAAATTACTACGGTCAATGGAGCGCGGTTGGCAGAACCGCGGTCACCACTACCCTAGCGGGGTCAACAGCTGCCTTGACCACGCTATTCGGTAAACGGGTGATATCCGGTCACTGGAACGTGACCGATGTCTGCAACGGGCTGTTAGGCGGTTTCGCGGCGATAACAGCCGGTTGCTCCGTGGTTGAGCCATGGGCAGCCATCGTATGCGGTTTTGTTGCTTCTATAGTATTAATAGCTTGCAACAAATTAGCAGAGAAGGTTAAGTTCGACGATCCTCTGGAGGCGGCGCAGTTGCACGGTGGGTGTGGCACGTGGGGGGTGATATTCACGGCGTTGTTCGCAAAAAAGGAGTATGTGAAGGAGGTTTACGGGTTGGGGAGGGCGCACGGGTTGCTCATGGGGGGTGGTGGGAAGTTGCTGGCGGCGCACGTGATTCAGATTCTGGTGATTGCTGGGTGGGTTAGTGCGACCATGGGACCCTTGTTTTGGGGGTTGAATAAACTGAAGCTGTTGAGGATTTCTTCAGAGGATGAGCTTGCGGGGATGGACATGACTCGCCATGGAGGCTTTGCTTATGCTTATGAGGATGATGAGACGCACAAGCATGGGATGCAGTTGAGGAGGGTTGGGCCCAACGCGTCTTCCACACCCACCACTGATGAATGA